The genome window GACATCGCCATCATGACCAACAACACGCCCATCGCCAAACTGCTGCTAAAGGCCGGCGGCAAGGAGAGTCCCCACTGTGAGTTCCCTTAGTTAGCTGCCACGGGCCTGTAATCGGGGACAGACTGACTTTACTCACACTGGACCTTAAAGTGCCCCGAGTGATTCCACAGTCCTCCAGGGTCCAATGCTAGACCCAGTGTCAAGATTCTGTCTACTCTGACCTCGGTTCCGTTGAcagttgttgccatggtaacaccaaagttttgtgtatgacctgatGAAATGATCACCACGTTTGGTAATGAACATAATAACTGACATGCTGATCAGTCTTTATTTCAGTTTATGCAGCGATGTAAAAGGATCAAGCTGACCTGACAGTGACTGTACTTTGACTGTAGGCTCAACTGTGGATCAGACAGGGCCTGCTTGTGGACCTGAATGGGTCCACTATCCTCCTGCCCTGCTGTGACAGGTGGTTCTAACCCGTTAGCCTCCACGGTCTGGCTGTGACTGCTGCTTGGCTTCAACAAGGCTCGTCGTTTAATGGTTTCACTTTTCCAATGATGCATGTAACGCCGGGGCAATTACCTCTAAGTGATTTATTGTGCCGCGGGTCGCTGTAGTGGCGAGAGCTCTCCAAACGGCAGCCGGGCTCTGGGCGGCGGTACAATCCCATCCTTGTAAACAAACTCAGGGTAAACAGTGCTGCTCTTTTCCCTTCTGGGGCCGGCTGCTCTCTGTTTATGTCATTCCTCAAGTGCCAAGTAAATCAGTCAGCCAGCGTCGCTGTGTGTTAATGAGCCTCCGTGAGCCGGGTCACTTTTTAAGTGTGTGACTGTTACTGGGGTAGAACCGCCTTACGTAAGATAATGCAGTAACAGTCCGATGTCTTCGATGTCGGAGCCCGGGTCCTGGCTGCTGGGGTCAATACTCAGACAAGGTGCTTCTATGGAGGTGGCTCCTCGGACGCAGCGGGGCTCTGACCTTGAGATGACAGTGACGCCTCGGTCTTCACCAGACCTGTATTATTTGCCACTGTCCTGTCAGACTTTAACCTGCTGTTATACAAGGTTTAATGCTGTCAGACGAAGGAGGAGTCTGTTAAAGCAGCCTTCTGCGCTTTTTATGGTGCTGTCTATTATCATTGATTTATTATCCTTCAGTGTCTCACACACTTCTCTTTATTGATCAGTTATTAATTGAGTTTGAATTCATTGTGTTGTTTACTGCTCACACTGCTACAAACAGCTGGAACATGTTCTGAgttcaataaaatatataaaacatcaGGTTCACAGTCTGGCCGAAGCAAGGTCCTGCTATTGTTTAGTCTGTGTTTAGCCAGGAGTGAGATCCAGCTGCATTACGAGCGTCTCCTGCACGGTCTGCTGATGTCGTCTCCCGCTGATGGTGGCCACTACACACTGGAGCTTTCTGTGTGACAGCATCTCAGAGATGCTCTGCAGCCCCACACTGAGTccctgtgtgttgctgtttgtttgcgcTGCTCTCATGGTCCATGACCTAGTGTGTCAAGGTGAGCTGGCAGGAGCCTGAGAGACTaactgtgatgatgatgtgcaGTGTGGTCGCAGCATCCCATGGTCCTGTGTGAATCAGTTCAGCCTCCCTGTTAGTCCTCAGTGGATCTGTGGATAGACAGCAGCCTCAAACTGAATAAGGGTGCCTGCAGCTGTGTTACCTCATCCTGTTAAGCTGCTAACACCTGGAtcgttttctgtctgtgtgcagttgtGAGCGTGGAGAGCCGGGAGGCCCACCTGAGCTCCCTGGTGGTGGAGGCGGAGCGGCGGGCGGCAGACCTGGCGGCTCAGGCCCAGAGGGACGGACTCTCTCTAGAGGCCTGCCACAAAGACAAGCAGCTAAGAGCCTGGGAGTGGAGGAGCAAACTGTACAAACGCATGAGGACGGGCTTCCAACACGCATGTAAGTCACCAGCTGACACTCACTTGTGAATCTGTCCAGAACTGGAACCAGTCCAGCTAGGGCTTCAAGTATGTGGACCACCAAACAATAGCATCATTATAATTAAGCCTTGAAGCCACATTCACACTTCTACACGTCAGTAATTTGATTCTCCGCACACTAAGTTTGATTGGATGGTGATGCAGTTAATTCTGAGACTGCAGGTTTTTCTAATGAGTTTTCTGTAGAAGAACCCAGAACCAATTAGAGATGAATATGTGTTTTGAAACCTGAGATGAGTTCTCCTGCGCTGTGGGACCGGACCCCTGGTGTCATTTCGCTCCATTAAACCTGCTGCTTCCCTGTGTTGGATTTCACTCATTTTCATCTTAACATTCTCAGTCCATTCATATCATATCATTAAATCTGCACGAAAACCTAAACGTCGTTCTAAACACTGATGAGGGCCACCAGGCTCTGCTGTTGTTGGAACAGGAGCCAAGTGTAGATCCAGCATTTTCATTTCAGCAGCTGTGAAATGAGAATAAAGGGTATGATTGTTTTTGGATCCTTCTGCTCTGTGGCTCCACTAAACAAATCTTCGCTTCCATTCAGCTGCCGCTCTAGGCTCAGTGACACTGAGAGCTTTCTTCTGTCATTTAAAGTAATAACTGAGCTGAcaaaaggctgcagctctgctcagaaGCTAATGtgtccctccttccctccctcagGTCCCCCAGAGGCCCCGTCCATGGTGCGTCTGAGTGTGAGCAGCAGCGCTACACTGACCGTCACGTTCCAGGAGCCGCAGGGCCTTCAATCCACCGTGGTGACCAGGTACAGAGGTGAGCACATCACATATGTGATGACGATAAGTCCTGGTTGATGGAGCTGAAGGTTACACTAATAGGAGAAGTGTCAGAAGCTACAATATTTGGCAACAAGCCTCCATCACATGCACCTGCAGCCTGTTGCATGTTTGAGCACTTTCACTGctaacaaacaagcagctgagGACAGGTCAGAGAAGCATCAGCCGGCACGCGCTTCACACCGATCTCCTCTCAGGAGGAGCTGTTGCCTCATAGCCAGATGGTGCTGATGCACTGATGGTGCTGGTGTGTCTGTGCGCAGTGGAGTGGAGCTGCCTGAAGGACTTCTCGCTGCTGGCTGGAGAGACGGTGCTGGATGAGCTGCAGACCCTCAGATGCACTATCAGCGGCCTGACCACGGTAGAGTTGTTATGATGAGAGCAGAGCAGTTGGGCAGTGAGAGGTCCTCTTTAACTCTAAGTGTGTTTCAGGGTCGACTGTACTACGTGCGTGTGTCAGCCTACAACATGAAGGGCTGGggacctcctgcctcctccctccctccgtctgcgGCTCCTTCCAGTGAGTTCAACCTTATTCCTCACTGCAAACATATGAACCCACACCTTTTCATGAGAACACGTTAAATCCAGAGGCACTGAAGTAGTGATGCTGTAGTATAGAGGCAGTCAGGTCCTCCAGTTGCTACACTGGCTTCAGCTCACCGTCACGACTCCCTTTGTCTGCACAGTCGAGTACTTTAGCCTTgagctgcgtgtctgtgtgcgtgggtgtcctttaaaacacaaacagtacaaatctgagacacacacatcagagcTTCTACCAGCACATTGAACTATAAAGAGTAAAAGTACTGCAtgacacctccctcctccccagGTCACTGGGCAGAAGTAGTAACGGCAGTTAGACGTTCGAACAGTTTTTGGTGCAGACTCTTATTCCACCGTTTATTCTCCCTATGTCACTGTGACGtttgcgtctctgctgctcctctcagaCTGGAGGGAGAGTGAGGGCTGCGAGCCCCGGAGGCGAGGCCACATCGAGGCCATGGAGcgactgctgcagcaggtccgagcaacgcacacacactactgcTGCGGGGGTGAGTGTCCGAACCAAAGAGGAGAGCAAGCGATGGTTGAACTGGAGTCAGTCGCCTGTGAATTAGGTCTGGTTCTTCAAAGACAATAGAACCTGCAGGTTATCTCACAGATCATAGTAGATCCAGATCCAGACGTCTGTATATTCATACTCAACACCCACAATCGCACAACTACAGTGCTCACATCCCAGAAGTCTGACCAGAACCGGCTTGTGTTCTGATCTACTCTGTCCCATTGCTGCGTTAGCCCATGACTGACACCGTCGCCTGGTCAGTCCATTCCAACCCAAACCCTTTGCTGTGTGTACTCAGTGAGCAGCTAGTCATATTGTCCCGTTGTCAATCAGCCTCCAGCGCTGCAAGCAGTGTGTGAACTAACAGTTCTGCTGTAAATGAAGCTGCAGTGCAGTCAACGACCAACTGATCCTGTTGACTTCATGTGATGAAGAAGCTGTTGGTCATGTTTCAACAATCATGTTGTTCAGCTTTAATTGACCCTTTTTACCCTTAGAGCAAACTGTCCAgatctctgttctgttctgttaacGTTAGAGCTTGTCTGTAGTCGAGCCGCCGGGCAGAACCGCGGCGAGCGACAGTCTGCCGCCTGTTACAGGACGTAATTATGTGACGCTCTATTAGCCACAGTACAAAGCGGCGCTGCGGCCGGGAGATTGGCATCGCCGAGCGGCCGCAGGACAGCTGGAGGACAGACGCATCGGTTAGGGAGATAAGACCTGGTTCAGTCGGGCCTGTAACATGGGAGAGTGACTGGACCCGGCTGAACCCGTAACACATGTAAACACTCTCACACTGAAGATCTGTATTCAGATGGGTTTAGGTTGTTGTTTCAGTAGAAGCTGTGTCTGTCACGTTTGGCATCTGAGCCTGATcgcagagctgctgatgttACCTCCAGACAAATCCAGAAACTTCCTTCCTTATTGTTCAGATCCATCCAAGCTGCAGAACCCAAGCAGGAAGCAGTCTGTCTCTAGGAGCCTCAAACACCTCTTCAACTCCTCCAACAAGTTTGTGAAGACACTGAAAAGGTTTGTTCGGCCTGCCGGCCTCCATTTGTATAGCACCATGGACGctgtgtgacctgctgctgtctgcagggGCGTCTACCTGGCCGCTGTGTTTTACCATAAGGACAGCTTACTGGTAACGGCCGAGGACCAGATCCCCATCGTAGAGGTGGACGACTCCTACAGCAGCTCTCTCATGCAGGACTTCCTCTGGTTCACCAAGGTACAGAACCCGCTCTCTGAACGGACAGTGAAGTCCAGGTCACAAATAAAAGCtcgtttgtgtctgtttctgcagctgtccTGCATGTGGGAGGACGTCCGGTGGCTGAGACAGAGCACGTCTGTGTCCATGTCCTCATCCACCACCCTGCAGGCCAGGCACAAGATGCTGACCGCCGCCGGCCAGATGCAGGTAAGCGCGGGATGCGTAGCCACAGAGACACTTACGTATTCTGAAGTAACAGCCCAGGTTTCTACCTGCTCACCTCCAGAACCTCCTGGGAACCCACAACCTGGGTCGAGTCCACTACGAGCCCATCAAGGATCGCCACGGCAATGTGCTGCTGGTGACGATCCGTGACGTAGAGAGCCAGCACTCGCTGCTGAGCGGGAAGTGGATGCAGGTGACCAAGCTGCAGAGCCAGAGGAAGTCCTTGTCCACACCAGAGGAGCCGTACGCCCTCGACATCCTCATCATTACCATGCAGGCAAGAAACACAGCGGTTCACGTTCAGGCGAGGTTTTGGTTTCTGTTCCATGTGAGTCTACAAAGCACAGAGacatcctctgtctgtctgcaggacaTCCTGGCGTACCAGCGGCGCAGCGCTCACCGCCTGGCACCGGGCCTCTACCTGGGCTACCTGaagctcagcagctctgtggacCAGATCAAGGTCCTCGTGTCCCAGCGCGCCCCAAACATGCTGTGTCACACCCGCATCCGAGATAATGGCAACGTCTCCAGGTACATCACGCACTGCTGCTTTCAGTGACAGACAGGACCGGGAGCGCTGGGTTCATGTCACAGCTTCATCATAATCACACGCAAGGCTGAGCTGTGTGAATGGTCAGGGTCGTGACAAACCAACACTAGAAGTTCTGTGAACACAATGAAGCCATTTGGTTCTGAATGGATGAGAACCCGGGTGGTGACCTGGTACCGCAGGTGTCAATGTAACATTAGGCTCATTAGTAACAGTCAGTGGTGGCATCTTATCATTATCCGCTCTTACTGTTTCTAGTTTCCTGATCTTTGATGCTGATGTTTGCCTTGATTCACGCCGACCAGCTTCTCAGTGGATCAACACCAAGTGTGAATGTGTTCCTTTAAGCATACAGTACTTCTGATGTCAGCAGCCTTGTAATTGTTTCAGGGAGTCTGGTTTACTGGTGCTGGACGAGAGGGAGCAACTGTAAACCACCTGCAGACAACTGGAATTGGACCTGAAGCCTGAGGAATGACTGGTCGCATGTTGTCAGTCGACACAGACTCTGGtccttgtgttgctgctgtgggttTAGCCTCAGCTCTTGCGTTTCTGGGCGTGTGCTAGTTCCTTTTGTGCCAGGTCCAATCTGATTGGCTCTGGACTGGTCTTAGGTCGACATATTTCTGCTACTGTGCCTCCTTCGGAGGAATGTCTGGATATGGCACCAGCAGATTGAAAAGTGTGAAGTGAGAAACGGTTGTTGTGCTCCCTCTGACCCACGGGGTGCCGACGTGTTTGATTGCACCTCTCaagacagaacagcagctggttcaagttctgctggttcctgctctCCTGACTCAGCTTTAATGAGTCTGggagttgttgttgtgtaaATGAGCTAGttgttgatttatttgtttgtattggTCGGCAGTGACGGAGGTGATTGCTCAGGTGAGCTGAACACAGAGAAGCCATTTACCGCTCACACCCAGAGCAGAGAGAACAAGAACCGGTAGAGGTGTGAAGTCTACCACACATCacagtgggaaacacctcctgCCTGGAGctgtaggtcaaaggtcacgtgaTGGATGGAAACCAGCTCAGCAGCGCTGTCCATTCTCTTCACCTTGGTTGTCGTTCTCCTCTTTGGCCCGTTTTGATTTTGGTGCAGACCAGATCGCGAAGAATTTCTGACATCAggacaacttaaaaaaaaaacaccatccaAGATTACATCACATTTTACACAACCTGTTTCTATGGTAACTGTGAACGCAGGGAatacagcttgtgtgtgtgtgtgtgtgtgtgtgtgtgtgtgtgtgtgtgtgtgtgtgtgtgtgtgtgtgtgtgtgtgtgtgtgtgtgtgtgtgtgtgtgtgtgtgtgtgtgtgtgtgtgtgtgtgtgtgtgtgtgtgtgtgtgcatgattgtccttcgacgtggggaccataaaccatgtttttgctatcaaggtgaggacactgcgacaacgtggggacacttggtaCTGTAGGTCCCCAGTCTGAAGGCTTTCTTGAGGGTCAAAAtttgattttagggctgaggtttgAATTGActtttggtttggattagagcaaagattagacgtctgcctttatttgtgatggttagggtgaggggctagggagGCATGATGTCATTGGTGATGttaaacacaactgtgtgtgcTTCGTGCGCttacgtgtgcgtgcgtgtgctccCTTCCAGGGAGGAGTGGGATTGGATCCAGACGCtagcagctgcagagagggaGCACGGCAGTGGGGAGAGCCAGGAGGCCTGGGCAGAAAGCCACGCCCCACTACTTTACTACGAGCTGCAGACGGCCATCAAGTCCCTGCTGAAGCACATCAACCTACCTCTGCACCAGGTAACGTCTCAGGTGATGAGCTGGAGCATACGCTCTGAGCTCTGGGCCTGACTCtctgtgtgggcgtgtgtgtgcaggcccGTCACTTCCGTCTCTACAGtcaggaggtggtggagctgggTCACGgcgtctccttcctgctgctgctgccgccggcCGACGATGTCTGCTCCGCCCCTGGACAGTCTAACCCCTACACGCCTCTGTCAGGCTTCCTCCACCTGCCGCTGCAGATGTTTGAGCTgggtaaccacacacacactctgtggtAACACGTCCCCTTTCAGCCTTCTGCACTTAGCCTTGTCTGCAGGGAAACATCAGGTTAAAGCTCTGCCGACCCCCCACACGCTGCACAATGCTGCGTCTGAGTACACACCTCAGTGTGAAACACTGAACACGACTTTGAGGTTAAAGCATCCATTGTCAGTTGTCTGCTGTGGTTTAGACTCATCACCGGTCATTTGTCAGTTTGTCCAGAAGCAGTTtagaaccaacagaaccaacagaaccagctcACGCCGCCTCCTCAGCCTTTCACTGAGCTCTGTGCCCTCCTCGTCTTTTCTTCTTTAAGTCATTGTCTCATTTTTAGTTCACTTCTGCTCCTACAAAGAGAAGTTCATCAGCCTGTACTGCCGTCTATCCTCCGTCCTGGACCTGGATGCCCTCATTACCCAGCAGGCATTGCGTGAGGCCATCACCGACAGTGAGGTGGTCACAGCCAAGCAGAGGCATCAGCTCATCCTGGACTACATCCAGGTGAGAAACGGTGCTGAGTAAGATGATGAGCCTTAAATGTCTGGACCTCACGTTCATGGGCTGCAATACACAAGGCATCTACAGCCGCCGCTGTGAACACTCCTCATGTGGGTCTGTTCTATAAAATAATGGTTAAGGGAGGAGCTGGATGGAAGCACAGAGTAGGGACGTCGGTCCAGCAGAACCTTTTTTGTCAGGCCTGCTTTGGCTGTTGTAGATTCCTTACAGTCTGTAGACGCAGCATGGGCCCGGGTTTGGCTTGGACCAGAGGGTAAGGGTGACGAAATGTGCATTGTGGCACATTGTGATTAAAGCACAGATGGAGTTTGACCAAATTATACCTAATTTTCAAGTAAAAACTGGGATTCATGTCCCATCAGAAGCCGAAACAGTTAAGCTATGAGTCCCATGTGAGACAGACTGGATGAAATGATGCATCTGAATGATTTAATGATTGTATTAGTGAAAATGGTTGATGAGTGCTACAAAGGATGTGATAAGTCTTCTGTTGAGTGGTTTTCACTCCCTGATTTAGAACGGGGAAGGGTGTGAATTAGCGGCTCCTTGATTTCTGCAAGAACATCTCCATGATTTCTGTATCTGCACCGTCTCAGCCTCGCATTCCTTCCAGACAAGTCATCCTGCAGTGAGGCCAGtgctctcctgctctgtcagaCGCTCAGCTAATTGCTGCCTGTGTCGTCTCACACTCGTTCTCTTCATGCAAACACCCCAAAACATGTTCAGTAATCGTTAATTATTATTGATACACcatcaaaacacaaaataagCTTCACGTATTAAAGTCAGGACAAGTAGAAACCCAACAGATCCACCGAGCAGCACCAGGGTGTGTCTCCACTGAGGAGAGCCAGCTGCAACACGACACGATGAGACTTGGATGAAGGCCAGTTGTCCATGTAGTTTATGACTTGAACTAACCGTGAGTGCATGTTtgtgcctctgcagcagctggatgagatgCGCCGCGACCTTCGCTGGATCACCGATGCCCTGCAGTATGCTCGCTACAAGCAGCCGCGGGGCGGCGTGCCCATCACCTGTCTGGTGGACGCCAACGCTCCAGAGAGCGACCCCGGCCAGCAAAAGACAGACTCTACCTCTTCAACCATGGACTACCCGCCTACACCGTCCCCATCACCTGAGCTGCGCAGGAGGAAAGTCGTTAGCGGTGAGTCGCAGTAGAGCAGCACCCGGTAGAAGATGCTGTGTACACGCCGATGACATGCTGCCTGATGCTGCGGTGTGCTTTCAGACTCCCTGTTCGGCTCAGATGAGGAAGGCTTCTCTGAGGTCTTCCTACCCACAGATAGTGACTACGACTCCAGCGATGCCCTGAGCCCCCGAGAGCTGGACCTGCTCTACTCTCCGTCCCAGGATCTGTCCCAGCAGGCCGTTCACTCGCTGGGAGGCAGCGCACCAGATGTGCTTCAAATCCATGAGCTCAGGTGATTCGTTTGTAGATGACGATAAAGAGCTTCATCTGTACTGATTCACCCatcagcttgtttgtttttaccctGTGCTATCAAAGCATCAATAGATCAGCTACAGTAGTCGTCATTTGGTTTGTTCCATTTTTAGGTACAGTGTCTGTCTGCCCAAAGACCTTCCCATCTCCCCCGTGGCCAAGAATCCCAAATCCCAGGAACCCTCTCCCTCAtcacctctcctccctcattcTCCCTCCCTGTCCAAAGACTTGCCTCACTCTACTTCCAGTCGACCTCgatctccctttctctccaggACCCTGCCCACATCTCCGTCCCTGCCCCTGTCCCCTAAATTCTCCAGAGACCTGCCTCTGTCGCTCCCCCTGTCTCCATCACTGACTGACACCACCAAGACTCTGGAAGGCCTCTCCCTGTCCAAGAGCCACCAGGAGGGAGTTGCTCCTCTGAGGGCCCTTGCCAACCCCCCTGCCAAACGCAAACTGCTTTCCAGAAGCCACAGGGGTCAGTATTTCAGCGGCCCTCAGCGGTGGCTCAGGGGCCACAGTGGAGAGAGTCATACTGGATCTCTCTCTGAGGGTGTGTACACCAGGCAGCTTGACCCCGACCTGCCTTCCTCTGGGGATCTGCCGGCCCCACAAGGAGCCCCCTACATCAGCCACGCCTCTTGTACCCTCGAGAGCCAGAAGGGACGACATCGGGAGCCCAGACCCCATGTCCGCAGGATCTTTGTGGAGACCTTTAGGGACCCGTCACCAGGACCCAGGAGGAGGGGTCatgaagaggagcaggtgaaggctgcaggtgtgtctgtggttgtggcACAGGTGGATTCAGGGGAGGACGAAGAaccagagggagctgctgcacaggaagTGGACTCGGATGAGCAAACCAATGCCCAGGTGTCAGAGATTCTCAGCAGCACGTTATAGAATCAGGCATGAGTATTTAAAGCTACACTGGACAAAGCATTAACCCAGCTGTTTTTAAATAGGACAACCAAAGCCCAGCACCTCCTACGGTAGCACGGTTCCCTCACACCATGTGGGTCTAGGATGCGAAGGTGGGGACGTCCATCAGAAGTCAGATGCATGCTGCCAAAACAACCACTTGATCCTTTTAAACACTGGACTTTTGAAAAATGCCCAGTGTAGCTTAAAATAGCCTGGATGTCAGCCTGGCAGATATCAGCAGTCGGGTCTTCATCGCTCTACCACAGTGACGGTAGGCCGGGCGTGTTACAAGGGCTGATAATAAGCAGCCATCTCACCTCTCCATAGATTGTAATTTAAAGTTGCTGGTTCAACTCCGCCAAGCCTCAGAAATCATGGCATCGACTGTTACAAAGGTAATAATAATCAATGCAACGATAAACCAAGCACTGCTTCTTCAACCAAGACCTTTGCACGCAACTCTGCACAGCGACCAAAAAAAGGTGGTTTGGTTGTTGCTGGTTCCCACTTTAGTTAAATTCCGTCAGACTCTTGCATTGACTATTATGTTTCTGTGGCCCCGTCTCCAAAGCATGGATTCTCCTCTACTTGAAGTTAATGTACAGTTCAGTCTGCTCGTCTGTGCTCATGTCTTTAAACCAGTGTTATGAGCTGCTAACCTCGTGGTCAGGAACTACTACCACTACAACCTAAAACATGAAGTATTTTTCTATTCTTGGATTCAAAGTGTACTAACTTATCTTGAATGTGGACAAATGAAGCGATGAGCCAAAACATTTGCTTTATCTGTGGCTGGTCCTTCGCGCACAGCTGAGTCCTCCCAACATCTGGCCCCAAGACGTGAGCAGCCGATTGACACTGGTGTTTAGCAACAGCCAAATGGAGTTAGGGTTACAAAAGATGAACTAAATGAAATGACCACAGCCTACCTTGTGTTAGCCGACGTCTGTCGTGAGGTCTGTCTTCAGGCTTTTCAactctctctgtttttggtcACGTGTCAGTGCTCTCACCTTCTGATCTCTGCACAGATTGGTCACCTCCTGTCTG of Betta splendens chromosome 19, fBetSpl5.4, whole genome shotgun sequence contains these proteins:
- the ankfn1 gene encoding uncharacterized protein ankfn1 isoform X2, with the protein product MSVDSENSCVVLSRDSRASCIFQPAEEKDDIPGVGEESVLEMLSYSKFSDLETWLCTPSSLLLPRALDSSSSSSSSSHDHFSNSRGSTCSEPGGTVASFRSSDCSFLTPALGKELPFLSTPLLPILSSTPAGAAVLRSGMGVSIRKRRRLAASPGGLHWNSAGSVQRDFWSSDPSSGPGGSAAAARCDGGGGGARSVPVAEGGGALAGDRTALRKTVSSDEQQEGERLHLALLSRVDRSRRKLRGVSSPGSVGRYNSRKKSSSKISCLAQRWNQRPAGEALIRELAPLFHTGVSRSSPSLDRRFPAVMTQQMQNLQLSQTRKCPGGPASPNAAKRLYRNLSEKFRGSTSSFEDAYFFGKTDRLRKASTMQGSDCIFEAVEQQDLDTVQILLYQFSAEELDLNTPNSQGLTPLDIAIMTNNTPIAKLLLKAGGKESPHFVSVESREAHLSSLVVEAERRAADLAAQAQRDGLSLEACHKDKQLRAWEWRSKLYKRMRTGFQHACPPEAPSMVRLSVSSSATLTVTFQEPQGLQSTVVTRYRVEWSCLKDFSLLAGETVLDELQTLRCTISGLTTGRLYYVRVSAYNMKGWGPPASSLPPSAAPSNWRESEGCEPRRRGHIEAMERLLQQVRATHTHYCCGDPSKLQNPSRKQSVSRSLKHLFNSSNKFVKTLKRGVYLAAVFYHKDSLLVTAEDQIPIVEVDDSYSSSLMQDFLWFTKLSCMWEDVRWLRQSTSVSMSSSTTLQARHKMLTAAGQMQNLLGTHNLGRVHYEPIKDRHGNVLLVTIRDVESQHSLLSGKWMQVTKLQSQRKSLSTPEEPYALDILIITMQDILAYQRRSAHRLAPGLYLGYLKLSSSVDQIKVLVSQRAPNMLCHTRIRDNGNVSREEWDWIQTLAAAEREHGSGESQEAWAESHAPLLYYELQTAIKSLLKHINLPLHQARHFRLYSQEVVELGHGVSFLLLLPPADDVCSAPGQSNPYTPLSGFLHLPLQMFELVHFCSYKEKFISLYCRLSSVLDLDALITQQALREAITDSEVVTAKQRHQLILDYIQQLDEMRRDLRWITDALQYARYKQPRGGVPITCLVDANAPESDPGQQKTDSTSSTMDYPPTPSPSPELRRRKVVSDSLFGSDEEGFSEVFLPTDSDYDSSDALSPRELDLLYSPSQDLSQQAVHSLGGSAPDVLQIHELRYSVCLPKDLPISPVAKNPKSQEPSPSSPLLPHSPSLSKDLPHSTSSRPRSPFLSRTLPTSPSLPLSPKFSRDLPLSLPLSPSLTDTTKTLEGLSLSKSHQEGVAPLRALANPPAKRKLLSRSHRGQYFSGPQRWLRGHSGESHTGSLSEGVYTRQLDPDLPSSGDLPAPQGAPYISHASCTLESQKGRHREPRPHVRRIFVETFRDPSPGPRRRGHEEEQVKAAGVSVVVAQVDSGEDEEPEGAAAQEVDSDEQTNAQDNQSPAPPTVARFPHTMWV
- the ankfn1 gene encoding ankyrin repeat and fibronectin type-III domain-containing protein 1 isoform X6, with the translated sequence MTQQMQNLQLSQTRKCPGGPASPNAAKRLYRNLSEKFRGSTSSFEDAYFFGKTDRLRKASTMQGSDCIFEAVEQQDLDTVQILLYQFSAEELDLNTPNSQGLTPLDIAIMTNNTPIAKLLLKAGGKESPHFVSVESREAHLSSLVVEAERRAADLAAQAQRDGLSLEACHKDKQLRAWEWRSKLYKRMRTGFQHACPPEAPSMVRLSVSSSATLTVTFQEPQGLQSTVVTRYRVEWSCLKDFSLLAGETVLDELQTLRCTISGLTTGRLYYVRVSAYNMKGWGPPASSLPPSAAPSNWRESEGCEPRRRGHIEAMERLLQQVRATHTHYCCGDPSKLQNPSRKQSVSRSLKHLFNSSNKFVKTLKRGVYLAAVFYHKDSLLVTAEDQIPIVEVDDSYSSSLMQDFLWFTKLSCMWEDVRWLRQSTSVSMSSSTTLQARHKMLTAAGQMQNLLGTHNLGRVHYEPIKDRHGNVLLVTIRDVESQHSLLSGKWMQVTKLQSQRKSLSTPEEPYALDILIITMQDILAYQRRSAHRLAPGLYLGYLKLSSSVDQIKVLVSQRAPNMLCHTRIRDNGNVSREEWDWIQTLAAAEREHGSGESQEAWAESHAPLLYYELQTAIKSLLKHINLPLHQARHFRLYSQEVVELGHGVSFLLLLPPADDVCSAPGQSNPYTPLSGFLHLPLQMFELVHFCSYKEKFISLYCRLSSVLDLDALITQQALREAITDSEVVTAKQRHQLILDYIQQLDEMRRDLRWITDALQYARYKQPRGGVPITCLVDANAPESDPGQQKTDSTSSTMDYPPTPSPSPELRRRKVVSDSLFGSDEEGFSEVFLPTDSDYDSSDALSPRELDLLYSPSQDLSQQAVHSLGGSAPDVLQIHELRYSVCLPKDLPISPVAKNPKSQEPSPSSPLLPHSPSLSKDLPHSTSSRPRSPFLSRTLPTSPSLPLSPKFSRDLPLSLPLSPSLTDTTKTLEGLSLSKSHQEGVAPLRALANPPAKRKLLSRSHRGQYFSGPQRWLRGHSGESHTGSLSEGVYTRQLDPDLPSSGDLPAPQGAPYISHASCTLESQKGRHREPRPHVRRIFVETFRDPSPGPRRRGHEEEQVKAAGVSVVVAQVDSGEDEEPEGAAAQEVDSDEQTNAQDNQSPAPPTVARFPHTMWV